One genomic window of Solanum dulcamara chromosome 12, daSolDulc1.2, whole genome shotgun sequence includes the following:
- the LOC129877594 gene encoding regulator of nonsense transcripts UPF3-like isoform X3, with translation MKNRRTKVVLRHLPPTFSQSMLVEHVDSRFAGRYNWFTFRPAKTSLKYQSYSKAYIDFRNVEDVTEFADFFDGHVFVNEKGTQFKTIVEYAPSQRVPKHWPKKDAREGTILKDPAYLEFLEFLAKPVENLPSAEIQLERKEAEQTGLAKDAPIVTPLMDYVRQKRAVKSGARRSISNGKSSKSVGGTSSRSPCSTASRRGSEKRSSTNMYVLRESSKAGSSKDKSYILVPKRGDQQLSDKSGTSAPGSGIDVVEGEIGMLMFLTGRSVTADSGKKKILLLKGKEKEGPNVSGGSLAQQNVSSALKNSPSLSVLEQNQRQEASGRIIRSILLKDARQNQSASQSDQIQDKDMRPPRPSSMQLFQKDTSGANEDKVVGNEMHVVHIEKQERRSRSRDRPDRGVWAPLRRADSSQARCQGESKNDLPIARGSEFRLVGSGRNSHSSADNGNYKHGGRRGLRDVDGTSIGEGKPVRRGGTSAYSSLE, from the exons ATGAAGAATCGGCGAACCAAAGTCGTTCTCCGTCATTTGCCGCCGACATTTTCTCAGTCTATGCTTGTCGAGCATGTTGATTCTCGCTTCGCTGGTCGATACAACTGGTTCACTTTTCGCCCAGCCAAGACCAG CCTGAAGTATCAAAGTTATTCAAAAGCCTATATTGACTTTCGAAATGTGGAAGATGTTACTGAGTTTGCTGACTTCTTTGATGGACACGTGTTTGTGAATGAGAAAG GCACTCAGTTCAAAACAATTGTCGAGTATGCTCCTTCACAGCGTGTCCCGAAACATTGGCCCAAGAAGGATGCCCGTGAAGGGACCATATTGAAAG ATCCTGCATATCTGGAGTTCCTTGAATTTCTTGCAAAGCCTGTTGAGAATCTTCCGAGTGCTGAGATACAATTGGAGAGAAAGGAAGCTGAACAAACTG GCTTAGCGAAGGATGCTCCTATAGTTACTCCATTAATGGATTATGTGCGTCAGAAAAGAGCCGTGAAGAGTGGAGCTCGG AGGTCCATCTCTAATGGAAAATCAAGTAAAAGTGTTGGTGGCACAAGCTCAAGAAGTCCTTGCTCAACTGCATCTAGACGAGGCTCTGAAAAGAGAAGTTCTACAAACATG TATGTTCTACGGGAAAGTTCTAAGGCTGGGAGCAGTAAGGACAAATCATATATTCTAGTGCCAAAACGTGGTGATCAGCAGCTCTCTGATAAGTCTGGTACTTCTGCTCCTGGATCCGGGATTGATGTGGTGGAAGGGGAAATTGGTATGCTTATGTTTCTTACAG GTCGTTCAGTAACTGCTGATAGTGGGAAGAAGAAAATCCTGCTCTTGAAGGGGAAGGAAAAAGAAGGTCCTAAT GTTTCTGGTGGTTCATTAGCTCAACAGAATGTGTCATCTGCTCTCAAGAATTCACCTAGTTTATCTGTTCTGGAACAGAACCAGCGCCAAGAGGCAAGTGGCAGGATCATCAGAAGTATTCTTCTAAAGGATGCTCGACAGAATCAATCAGCATCTCAATCAGATCAAATACAGGATAAAGACATGAGACCTCCTCGGCCATCAAGTATGCAGTTGTTTCAGAAGGATACAAGTGGAGCTAATGAGGATAAGGTTGTTGGAAATGAAATGCATGTTGTCCACATTGAGAAGCAAGAAAGACGTTCTAGGAGTAGAGATAGGCCTGATCGTGGTGTTTGGGCTCCTCTTCGTCGTGCTGATAGTTCACAAGCGA GGTGTCAAGGAGAATCGAAAAATGATTTACCAATTGCACGCGGTAGTGAGTTCAGACTAGTTGGAAGTGGGCGTAATTCTCATTCTTCTGCTGATAATG GTAACTATAAACATGGTGGTCGTCGTGGTTTGAGGGATGTGGATGGCACTTCTATTGGGGAAGGAAAACCCGTGAGAAGGGGAGGCACTTCTGCTTACAGTTCTCTTGAG TGA
- the LOC129877594 gene encoding regulator of nonsense transcripts UPF3-like isoform X2: MYKYKKQNCLGKSSFVRLNRRTKVVLRHLPPTFSQSMLVEHVDSRFAGRYNWFTFRPAKTSLKYQSYSKAYIDFRNVEDVTEFADFFDGHVFVNEKGTQFKTIVEYAPSQRVPKHWPKKDAREGTILKDPAYLEFLEFLAKPVENLPSAEIQLERKEAEQTGLAKDAPIVTPLMDYVRQKRAVKSGARRSISNGKSSKSVGGTSSRSPCSTASRRGSEKRSSTNMYVLRESSKAGSSKDKSYILVPKRGDQQLSDKSGTSAPGSGIDVVEGEIGRSVTADSGKKKILLLKGKEKEGPNVSGGSLAQQNVSSALKNSPSLSVLEQNQRQEASGRIIRSILLKDARQNQSASQSDQIQDKDMRPPRPSSMQLFQKDTSGANEDKVVGNEMHVVHIEKQERRSRSRDRPDRGVWAPLRRADSSQARCQGESKNDLPIARGSEFRLVGSGRNSHSSADNGNYKHGGRRGLRDVDGTSIGEGKPVRRGGTSAYSSLE, encoded by the exons ATGTACAAATATAAGAAACAAAATTGCTTGGGAAAATCCTCGTTCGTCAGGCTG AATCGGCGAACCAAAGTCGTTCTCCGTCATTTGCCGCCGACATTTTCTCAGTCTATGCTTGTCGAGCATGTTGATTCTCGCTTCGCTGGTCGATACAACTGGTTCACTTTTCGCCCAGCCAAGACCAG CCTGAAGTATCAAAGTTATTCAAAAGCCTATATTGACTTTCGAAATGTGGAAGATGTTACTGAGTTTGCTGACTTCTTTGATGGACACGTGTTTGTGAATGAGAAAG GCACTCAGTTCAAAACAATTGTCGAGTATGCTCCTTCACAGCGTGTCCCGAAACATTGGCCCAAGAAGGATGCCCGTGAAGGGACCATATTGAAAG ATCCTGCATATCTGGAGTTCCTTGAATTTCTTGCAAAGCCTGTTGAGAATCTTCCGAGTGCTGAGATACAATTGGAGAGAAAGGAAGCTGAACAAACTG GCTTAGCGAAGGATGCTCCTATAGTTACTCCATTAATGGATTATGTGCGTCAGAAAAGAGCCGTGAAGAGTGGAGCTCGG AGGTCCATCTCTAATGGAAAATCAAGTAAAAGTGTTGGTGGCACAAGCTCAAGAAGTCCTTGCTCAACTGCATCTAGACGAGGCTCTGAAAAGAGAAGTTCTACAAACATG TATGTTCTACGGGAAAGTTCTAAGGCTGGGAGCAGTAAGGACAAATCATATATTCTAGTGCCAAAACGTGGTGATCAGCAGCTCTCTGATAAGTCTGGTACTTCTGCTCCTGGATCCGGGATTGATGTGGTGGAAGGGGAAATTG GTCGTTCAGTAACTGCTGATAGTGGGAAGAAGAAAATCCTGCTCTTGAAGGGGAAGGAAAAAGAAGGTCCTAAT GTTTCTGGTGGTTCATTAGCTCAACAGAATGTGTCATCTGCTCTCAAGAATTCACCTAGTTTATCTGTTCTGGAACAGAACCAGCGCCAAGAGGCAAGTGGCAGGATCATCAGAAGTATTCTTCTAAAGGATGCTCGACAGAATCAATCAGCATCTCAATCAGATCAAATACAGGATAAAGACATGAGACCTCCTCGGCCATCAAGTATGCAGTTGTTTCAGAAGGATACAAGTGGAGCTAATGAGGATAAGGTTGTTGGAAATGAAATGCATGTTGTCCACATTGAGAAGCAAGAAAGACGTTCTAGGAGTAGAGATAGGCCTGATCGTGGTGTTTGGGCTCCTCTTCGTCGTGCTGATAGTTCACAAGCGA GGTGTCAAGGAGAATCGAAAAATGATTTACCAATTGCACGCGGTAGTGAGTTCAGACTAGTTGGAAGTGGGCGTAATTCTCATTCTTCTGCTGATAATG GTAACTATAAACATGGTGGTCGTCGTGGTTTGAGGGATGTGGATGGCACTTCTATTGGGGAAGGAAAACCCGTGAGAAGGGGAGGCACTTCTGCTTACAGTTCTCTTGAG TGA
- the LOC129877594 gene encoding regulator of nonsense transcripts UPF3-like isoform X1 — MYKYKKQNCLGKSSFVRLNRRTKVVLRHLPPTFSQSMLVEHVDSRFAGRYNWFTFRPAKTSLKYQSYSKAYIDFRNVEDVTEFADFFDGHVFVNEKGTQFKTIVEYAPSQRVPKHWPKKDAREGTILKDPAYLEFLEFLAKPVENLPSAEIQLERKEAEQTGLAKDAPIVTPLMDYVRQKRAVKSGARRSISNGKSSKSVGGTSSRSPCSTASRRGSEKRSSTNMYVLRESSKAGSSKDKSYILVPKRGDQQLSDKSGTSAPGSGIDVVEGEIGMLMFLTGRSVTADSGKKKILLLKGKEKEGPNVSGGSLAQQNVSSALKNSPSLSVLEQNQRQEASGRIIRSILLKDARQNQSASQSDQIQDKDMRPPRPSSMQLFQKDTSGANEDKVVGNEMHVVHIEKQERRSRSRDRPDRGVWAPLRRADSSQARCQGESKNDLPIARGSEFRLVGSGRNSHSSADNGNYKHGGRRGLRDVDGTSIGEGKPVRRGGTSAYSSLE; from the exons ATGTACAAATATAAGAAACAAAATTGCTTGGGAAAATCCTCGTTCGTCAGGCTG AATCGGCGAACCAAAGTCGTTCTCCGTCATTTGCCGCCGACATTTTCTCAGTCTATGCTTGTCGAGCATGTTGATTCTCGCTTCGCTGGTCGATACAACTGGTTCACTTTTCGCCCAGCCAAGACCAG CCTGAAGTATCAAAGTTATTCAAAAGCCTATATTGACTTTCGAAATGTGGAAGATGTTACTGAGTTTGCTGACTTCTTTGATGGACACGTGTTTGTGAATGAGAAAG GCACTCAGTTCAAAACAATTGTCGAGTATGCTCCTTCACAGCGTGTCCCGAAACATTGGCCCAAGAAGGATGCCCGTGAAGGGACCATATTGAAAG ATCCTGCATATCTGGAGTTCCTTGAATTTCTTGCAAAGCCTGTTGAGAATCTTCCGAGTGCTGAGATACAATTGGAGAGAAAGGAAGCTGAACAAACTG GCTTAGCGAAGGATGCTCCTATAGTTACTCCATTAATGGATTATGTGCGTCAGAAAAGAGCCGTGAAGAGTGGAGCTCGG AGGTCCATCTCTAATGGAAAATCAAGTAAAAGTGTTGGTGGCACAAGCTCAAGAAGTCCTTGCTCAACTGCATCTAGACGAGGCTCTGAAAAGAGAAGTTCTACAAACATG TATGTTCTACGGGAAAGTTCTAAGGCTGGGAGCAGTAAGGACAAATCATATATTCTAGTGCCAAAACGTGGTGATCAGCAGCTCTCTGATAAGTCTGGTACTTCTGCTCCTGGATCCGGGATTGATGTGGTGGAAGGGGAAATTGGTATGCTTATGTTTCTTACAG GTCGTTCAGTAACTGCTGATAGTGGGAAGAAGAAAATCCTGCTCTTGAAGGGGAAGGAAAAAGAAGGTCCTAAT GTTTCTGGTGGTTCATTAGCTCAACAGAATGTGTCATCTGCTCTCAAGAATTCACCTAGTTTATCTGTTCTGGAACAGAACCAGCGCCAAGAGGCAAGTGGCAGGATCATCAGAAGTATTCTTCTAAAGGATGCTCGACAGAATCAATCAGCATCTCAATCAGATCAAATACAGGATAAAGACATGAGACCTCCTCGGCCATCAAGTATGCAGTTGTTTCAGAAGGATACAAGTGGAGCTAATGAGGATAAGGTTGTTGGAAATGAAATGCATGTTGTCCACATTGAGAAGCAAGAAAGACGTTCTAGGAGTAGAGATAGGCCTGATCGTGGTGTTTGGGCTCCTCTTCGTCGTGCTGATAGTTCACAAGCGA GGTGTCAAGGAGAATCGAAAAATGATTTACCAATTGCACGCGGTAGTGAGTTCAGACTAGTTGGAAGTGGGCGTAATTCTCATTCTTCTGCTGATAATG GTAACTATAAACATGGTGGTCGTCGTGGTTTGAGGGATGTGGATGGCACTTCTATTGGGGAAGGAAAACCCGTGAGAAGGGGAGGCACTTCTGCTTACAGTTCTCTTGAG TGA